From a region of the uncultured Draconibacterium sp. genome:
- a CDS encoding FtsX-like permease family protein codes for MKTNIKLAWRNLWRNKRRTIIAISSIVFSVLLASWMRSMQEGSYDSMIDNSVKFYTGYLQVQDTAYWDERTLDNSFEVDAELQNQIKNIKDVSLVSNRLESFSLAADHMKSKPAMVMGIEPEAEDQITNLSKKIQSGEFIKSGDKEVVISGGLAKYLELGVGDTLVMISQGYHGISASGLFPIKGIIKHPNAEFNKRLIYMDIETAREFYSAHGLSTSLVVMTDNHYSVNHIKKEIVQILPEKNTVMTWTEMTPELVQIIQSDRGGGIIMLGILYLVIAFGMFSVVIMMVKERQREFGVTHAVGMQKRKLAALVFIETLFIGLIGCAVGLIISYFFCLYFFYNPIPLTGDMAKATELYGMEPYMFVSMKASLFYNQIIVVFLISIFIAIFPITNVSRLKITKAMRA; via the coding sequence ATGAAAACAAACATAAAACTAGCATGGCGAAACCTCTGGCGTAACAAACGCCGGACTATCATTGCCATATCGTCTATCGTGTTCAGCGTGCTGCTGGCCTCGTGGATGCGGTCGATGCAGGAAGGTTCGTACGACAGCATGATCGATAATTCGGTTAAGTTCTACACCGGCTATTTGCAGGTGCAGGATACTGCATACTGGGACGAGCGCACACTTGACAATAGTTTTGAAGTAGATGCAGAATTACAAAACCAGATTAAAAATATAAAAGACGTTTCGCTGGTTTCCAATCGTTTGGAATCGTTTTCACTGGCTGCCGATCACATGAAAAGTAAACCGGCCATGGTGATGGGTATCGAGCCCGAAGCCGAAGATCAGATTACCAACCTTTCAAAAAAAATACAGTCGGGAGAATTTATTAAATCCGGCGATAAAGAAGTGGTGATTAGCGGAGGCCTTGCCAAATACCTGGAACTGGGTGTTGGCGATACACTGGTAATGATCTCTCAGGGTTATCACGGGATAAGTGCAAGTGGTTTGTTCCCTATAAAAGGAATAATTAAACACCCCAATGCGGAATTTAACAAGCGACTGATTTATATGGACATTGAAACAGCTCGTGAGTTTTATTCAGCCCACGGATTATCGACTTCGCTGGTAGTAATGACCGATAATCACTACAGCGTTAATCATATTAAAAAGGAGATTGTGCAAATTCTACCGGAAAAGAACACGGTAATGACCTGGACAGAAATGACACCTGAACTGGTTCAAATAATTCAAAGCGACCGCGGCGGTGGAATTATAATGTTGGGTATCCTTTATCTGGTAATTGCCTTTGGTATGTTCAGCGTTGTAATTATGATGGTAAAAGAACGCCAGCGCGAATTTGGTGTAACACACGCTGTGGGTATGCAAAAACGAAAATTAGCCGCGCTGGTTTTTATCGAAACACTTTTTATCGGACTGATCGGATGTGCGGTTGGACTAATAATCAGCTACTTTTTCTGCCTGTACTTTTTCTACAACCCGATTCCGCTCACCGGCGATATGGCCAAAGCCACTGAACTCTACGGTATGGAACCGTACATGTTCGTTTCGATGAAAGCCTCGCTCTTTTATAACCAAATTATTGTGGTTTTCCTCATCAGCATTTTTATAGCGATTTTCCCAATAACCAATGTTAGCCGGTTAAAAATCACTAAAGCAATGCGAGCGTAA